The Actinocatenispora sera genome has a window encoding:
- a CDS encoding acyl-CoA dehydrogenase family protein: MASTPPAAQHPLALFGVEELLTDDEREIRDTVRAFVADRVRPQLAEWYEAGHVPARELAVELGKLGVLGMHLTGYGCAGTNAVSYGLACAELEAADSGLRSLVSVQGSLAMYAIHAFGSEAQKQRWLPELAAGRAIGCFGLTEPDFGSNPGGMRTRARRDGDDWVLSGSKMWITNGTVADVAVVWARTDDGVRGFLVPAGTPGFTATEITRKLSLRASVTAELAFDDVRLPAEAMLPDARGLRAPLSCLDEARFGIVFGATGAARDCLETTIAWAVDRQAFDRPVAGFQLTQQKLVDMTLELGKATLLALHLGRRKDAGSLRSEQISLGKLNNVREALTIARECRTILAAAGITLDFSPLRHANNLESVLTYEGTSEVHTLVLGQALTGVPAFR; the protein is encoded by the coding sequence ATGGCGAGCACGCCACCCGCAGCCCAGCACCCGCTCGCCCTGTTCGGGGTCGAGGAGCTGCTGACCGACGACGAGCGGGAGATCCGGGACACGGTGCGCGCGTTCGTCGCCGACCGGGTCCGGCCGCAGCTCGCAGAGTGGTACGAGGCGGGCCACGTGCCGGCCCGCGAACTCGCCGTGGAGCTGGGCAAGCTCGGCGTGCTGGGCATGCACCTGACCGGCTACGGCTGCGCCGGTACCAACGCGGTCAGCTACGGGCTGGCGTGCGCCGAGCTGGAGGCGGCCGACTCGGGGCTGCGCAGCCTGGTCTCGGTGCAGGGGTCGCTGGCCATGTACGCGATCCACGCGTTCGGGTCGGAGGCGCAGAAGCAGCGCTGGCTGCCGGAGCTGGCGGCCGGCCGGGCGATCGGCTGCTTCGGCCTGACCGAGCCGGACTTCGGCTCAAACCCGGGCGGGATGCGCACCCGGGCCCGGCGTGACGGCGACGACTGGGTGCTGTCCGGCAGCAAGATGTGGATCACCAACGGTACGGTCGCCGACGTCGCGGTGGTCTGGGCCCGCACCGACGACGGGGTGCGCGGCTTCCTGGTGCCGGCGGGTACGCCCGGATTCACCGCCACCGAGATCACCCGCAAGCTGTCGCTGCGCGCCTCGGTCACCGCCGAGCTCGCCTTCGACGACGTGCGGCTGCCCGCCGAGGCGATGCTGCCGGACGCGCGCGGCCTGCGCGCCCCGCTCAGTTGCCTGGACGAGGCGCGGTTCGGCATCGTGTTCGGCGCCACCGGCGCCGCCCGCGACTGCCTGGAGACCACGATCGCCTGGGCGGTCGACCGGCAGGCGTTCGACCGGCCGGTCGCCGGTTTCCAGCTGACCCAGCAGAAGCTGGTGGACATGACGCTGGAGCTGGGCAAGGCGACGCTGCTCGCGCTGCACCTGGGCCGGCGCAAGGACGCCGGCTCGCTGCGCAGCGAGCAGATCAGCCTGGGCAAGCTGAACAACGTCCGGGAGGCGCTCACGATCGCCCGCGAGTGCCGCACCATCCTCGCCGCCGCCGGCATCACGCTGGACTTCTCCCCGCTGCGGCACGCCAACAACCTCGAATCGGTGCTGACCTACGAAGGCACCAGCGAGGTGCACACCCTGGTGCTCGGCCAGGCGCTCACCGGCGTCCCCGCCTTCCGCTGA
- a CDS encoding 5'-3' exonuclease, with protein MSRPLLLVDAASLYFRAFHGIPASITAPDGSPVNAVRGFLDMLAQLIRTRRPDRMVCCLDADWRPAWRVALIGSYKAHRVAADGGEEVPDALSPQVPIILDALRAVGIATLGAPGCEADDIIGALAAREPGPIEVATGDRDLFQVIDDDRQVRVLYCGRGVAKLEVYDDAALHGRYGVHPAQYVDFAVLRGDPSDGLPGVAGIGDKTAAGLIARYQTLDALLAAVDAADPAVRPAQARKLAAARDYLAVAPRVVAAGAEAQVPPVDTALPAVPADERQLLALAERWNLASPLTRLTDALAETASA; from the coding sequence GTGAGCCGACCGCTGCTGCTCGTCGACGCCGCGAGCCTGTACTTCCGCGCCTTCCACGGCATCCCCGCCTCGATCACCGCACCCGACGGCAGCCCCGTCAACGCGGTCCGCGGCTTCCTCGACATGCTCGCCCAGCTCATCCGCACCCGCCGGCCGGACCGGATGGTCTGCTGCCTGGACGCAGACTGGCGGCCGGCCTGGCGGGTCGCGCTGATCGGGTCGTACAAGGCGCACCGGGTCGCCGCCGACGGCGGTGAGGAGGTGCCCGACGCGCTGAGCCCGCAGGTGCCGATCATCCTGGATGCGCTGCGGGCGGTCGGCATCGCCACCCTCGGCGCACCCGGCTGCGAGGCCGACGACATCATCGGTGCGCTCGCCGCCCGCGAGCCGGGCCCGATCGAGGTGGCCACCGGCGACCGTGACCTGTTCCAGGTCATCGACGACGACCGGCAGGTCCGGGTGCTCTACTGCGGCCGCGGCGTGGCCAAGCTGGAGGTCTACGACGACGCCGCCCTGCACGGCCGCTACGGCGTGCACCCGGCCCAGTACGTCGACTTCGCGGTGCTGCGCGGCGACCCGTCCGACGGGCTGCCCGGTGTGGCGGGCATCGGTGACAAGACCGCGGCCGGCCTGATCGCCCGGTACCAGACGCTCGACGCGCTGCTCGCCGCCGTCGACGCCGCCGACCCGGCGGTGCGCCCCGCGCAGGCCCGCAAGCTCGCCGCGGCCCGCGACTACCTCGCGGTGGCGCCCCGGGTGGTCGCGGCCGGCGCGGAGGCTCAGGTCCCGCCGGTCGACACCGCGCTGCCGGCCGTCCCGGCCGACGAGCGGCAGCTGCTGGCGCTCGCCGAGCGGTGGAACCTGGCGAGCCCGCTGACCCGGCTCACCGACGCGCTGGCGGAGACCGCATCGGCGTAG
- a CDS encoding NADP-dependent oxidoreductase: MRAVYYESFADDNSTLRVGELPDPKVGPGQVLIEVRAAGVNPVDWKVLAGGLDPMIDTVFPVVPGWDVAGVVVDRGPDTPEFAPGDEVMAYARKEAISAGTFAQYVAVSAPAVAARPATLDWPQAGGLPLAGLTAKRCLDRTDVHAGDVVLVHGAAGGVGTLAVQLAAARGARVLGTASAASHDAVRALGATPIEYGDGLAERVRDLTPDGVTVVLDLVGGQLPTTTAVLAEGGRHVSIADPTVEGHGGAWVWVRPDGPGLAELAQLADAGRLTVPVQASYPLTEVGAAFDASRGGHTHGKLVIVP; encoded by the coding sequence GTGCGCGCCGTCTACTACGAGTCCTTCGCCGACGACAACTCGACGCTACGGGTGGGCGAGCTGCCCGACCCGAAGGTCGGCCCCGGTCAGGTGCTCATCGAGGTGCGGGCCGCCGGCGTCAACCCGGTCGACTGGAAGGTCCTGGCCGGCGGTCTGGACCCGATGATCGACACCGTGTTCCCGGTCGTCCCCGGCTGGGACGTCGCCGGCGTGGTGGTCGACCGCGGCCCGGACACACCCGAGTTCGCGCCCGGCGACGAGGTCATGGCCTACGCCCGCAAGGAAGCGATCAGCGCCGGCACGTTCGCCCAGTACGTCGCGGTCTCGGCCCCCGCCGTGGCGGCGCGGCCGGCCACGCTCGACTGGCCCCAGGCCGGCGGCCTGCCCCTCGCCGGGCTGACCGCGAAGCGCTGCCTGGACCGCACCGACGTGCACGCCGGCGACGTCGTCCTGGTCCACGGCGCGGCCGGCGGGGTCGGCACCCTCGCCGTCCAGCTCGCCGCGGCCCGCGGCGCCCGGGTCCTCGGCACCGCGTCGGCGGCCAGCCACGACGCCGTGCGGGCGCTCGGCGCCACCCCGATCGAGTACGGCGACGGCCTGGCCGAACGGGTCCGCGACCTCACCCCGGACGGCGTGACCGTCGTCCTGGACCTGGTCGGCGGGCAGCTGCCCACCACCACCGCGGTACTGGCCGAGGGCGGGCGGCACGTCTCGATCGCGGACCCTACCGTCGAGGGGCACGGCGGAGCCTGGGTCTGGGTCCGGCCGGACGGCCCCGGGCTCGCCGAACTCGCACAGCTCGCCGACGCGGGCCGGCTGACGGTACCGGTGCAGGCCAGCTACCCGCTGACCGAGGTCGGCGCGGCGTTCGACGCCAGCCGCGGCGGCCACACCCACGGCAAGCTGGTCATCGTGCCGTGA
- a CDS encoding putative RNA methyltransferase translates to MLSDAIDYLRCPNCAGALTLDDRRVRCPHGHSFDVARHGYLTLRAGGAGPGTGDTAEMVAARQRFLAAGHYSPISDAIRTAAPAGTEPVLDLGAGTGHYLAQLLTAQPDRVGLAVDLSGYALRRAARAHPRIAAIGADAWQPLPVRTGCIGLVLNVFAPRNAAEIARVLTPDGLLLVVTPAADHLGELVATLGLVGVDAAKPDRLATTLADFVPAGAETVRFGLRLDHDEVAAVVGMGPSAHHLPPATLAERIATLPESTAATAAVTVAGYRPRR, encoded by the coding sequence GTGCTCAGCGACGCCATCGACTACCTGCGCTGCCCGAACTGCGCCGGCGCCCTCACTCTGGACGACAGGCGGGTGCGGTGCCCGCACGGCCACAGCTTCGACGTCGCCCGGCACGGCTACCTGACCCTGCGCGCCGGCGGCGCCGGCCCTGGTACCGGCGACACCGCCGAGATGGTCGCCGCCCGGCAACGGTTCCTCGCCGCCGGCCACTACTCCCCCATCAGCGACGCGATCCGGACCGCGGCGCCGGCGGGCACCGAGCCGGTACTCGACCTGGGCGCCGGCACCGGCCACTACCTCGCGCAGCTGCTCACCGCCCAGCCCGACCGCGTCGGCCTCGCGGTCGACCTGTCCGGCTACGCGTTGCGCCGGGCCGCCCGCGCCCATCCGCGCATCGCCGCGATCGGCGCCGACGCCTGGCAGCCCCTGCCGGTACGCACCGGCTGCATCGGGCTGGTCCTCAACGTGTTCGCGCCGCGCAACGCCGCCGAGATCGCCCGGGTGCTGACCCCCGACGGGCTGCTGCTGGTCGTCACCCCGGCCGCCGACCACCTGGGCGAGCTCGTCGCGACGCTCGGCCTGGTCGGCGTGGACGCGGCCAAACCCGACCGGCTCGCCACCACCCTGGCCGACTTCGTACCGGCGGGCGCCGAGACGGTGCGCTTCGGCCTTCGGCTCGACCACGACGAGGTCGCCGCCGTCGTCGGGATGGGCCCCAGCGCCCATCACCTGCCGCCCGCCACGCTCGCCGAGCGCATCGCCACGCTGCCCGAGTCCACCGCCGCCACCGCCGCGGTCACCGTCGCCGGCTACCGTCCACGCCGCTGA